The Apteryx mantelli isolate bAptMan1 chromosome 38, bAptMan1.hap1, whole genome shotgun sequence genome includes a region encoding these proteins:
- the LOC136995137 gene encoding calphotin-like isoform X2, with the protein MPVVEVKSPTPSQPSLPKAMPVVEPRLATPSQPSLPKAMPVVEPRLATLSQQNLPKAMPVVEVKSATPSQQNLPKAMPVVEVKSPTPSQPSLPKAMPVVEVKSPTPSQQSLPKAMPVVEPRLATPSQQSLPKAMPVVEVKSATPSQQNLPKAMPVVEVKSPTPSQPSPPKAMPVEVKSATPSQQNLPKAMPVEAKPATPSQPSLPKAMPVVDPRLATLSQQTLPKAMPVVGPRLATPSQQSLPKAMPVVDARLATLSQPSLPKAMPVVEPRLATPSQPNLPKAMPVVEVKPATSSQQSLPKAMPVVEMKSPTPLQQNLPKAMPVVEVKPATPSQQSLPKAMPVVEPRLATPSQQSIPVAMPVAEVKAATPSQQNLPKATPVAEVKPGTPSQQSPSKPTPVVEVKSGSPLPQSPSKPTPATTAQAAAPPCQSLSKPAPVAVTKAPPPPPVVTPSPAAAVPPVIETKVEPPAVPTPPGSPGPAQQPRHSCSPEEAQAEAAEPPRLSRAPEPPAGACPTEEPGAAQPSASPARGRSRSPPVLEKMAPETGGLRDAAAPEKPRSSSSSSSSSSSSSSSSSSSSSSPPEAAKMEPAAAPEGPAAAAATAAAVQPPRAPKEKRSSSSSSSSSSSSSSSSSSSSSSDSDSSSSSSESGPPSPAAPAPEGDAAQREPGSPAPPAQAREGRALAVTRRKRRSRSSSSSSSSSSSSSSSSSSSSSSSSSSSSSSSSSSSSSSSSSSSSSSSSSSSSSSSAAPGPKAAARKASPQRTRYTEPSAPAPGSPSPRTGVGGSPQPRTGVGGTPRTPGPPAPCAAGEEEVAAEGTAAATTVPAVAPGSPAPPGTPGPSPSVPGAGASPRTPGPCSEVGGGDPVPVPTAAVAAPVPSEAGGGGSPLPAPEASAPPTDGEPSRTPGPSAPETGGETPAAAAEEGGGAAGSPPAAPAATTAAPAPSQTPGVTPAPGSSQTPGVTAAPRAPGAATAAVGAARTPGPSPTAAATTATTAAAAPRTPGTASVPRTPGSLLSLTPGRGAAVAGGALPRTPGSLLSLTPGRVVRASPRTPGSLLSLTPGRGLGASPRLPGGPFPLLRGGAGGGGGAFARTPGSPFLASPARAVGSASAFARTPSSPFLATPGRGGSGSGGGSAFPAGRLGPCIHRLQGNMAMGCPGRLGSCIHRLQGSVGLGCPGRLGSCIHRLQGNVAVGCSGRLGSCYHRLQGSMGTGGSRSPFAVTPAMAAAANTSRLAAANNMAAGASQYANNMAAGASQYANNMAAGATQYGNNMAAGASQYANNMAAGASQYGNNMAAAASQYAANNMAAAASQYAAASQYGAQYGTAAASQYGAAASQYGLASGAGAASQYGGAQMAAGQYGAAAGASQYGAGASQYAAGASQYAADASQYGLASGAADASQYGAQYGAQYGAAASQYGAQYGADGSQYGAQYGAWGDASQDAWASAAAAAPAAATGVSWGNWVTPTP; encoded by the exons ATGCCTGTTGTTGAGGTGAAATCACCAACACCGTCACAGCCGAGTCTGCCCAAAGCAATGCCTGTTGTTGAGCCTAGATTGGCAACACCATCACAGCCGAGCCTGCCAAAGGCGATGCCTGTTGTTGAGCCTAGATTGGCAACACTGTCACAGCAGAACCTCCCAAAGGCGATGCCTGTTGTTGAGGTGAAATCAGCAACACCATCACAGCAAAACCTCCCAAAGGCAATGCCTGTTGTCGAGGTGAAATCACCAACACCGTCCCAGCCGAGTCTGCCGAAAGCAATGCCTGTTGTCGAGGTAAAATCGCCAACACCGTCACAGCAGAGCCTCCCAAAGGCGATGCCTGTTGTTGAGCCTAGATTGGCAACACCATCACAGCAGAGCCTCCCAAAGGCAATGCCTGTTGTTGAGGTGAAATCAGCAACACCATCACAGCAGAACCTCCCAAAGGCAATGCCTGTTGTCGAGGTGAAATCACCAACACCGTCACAGCCAAGTCCACCAAAGGCGATGCCTGTTGAGGTAAAATCGGCAACACCGTCACAGCAGAATCTCCCAAAGGCGATGCCTGTTGAGGCGAAACCGGCAACACCGTCACAGCCGAGTCTGCCAAAAGCAATGCCTGTTGTTGAT CCTAGATTGGCAACACTGTCACAGCAGACCCTCCCAAAAGCGATGCCTGTTGTTGGGCCTAGATTGGCAACACCGTCACAGCAGAGCCTGCCAAAGGCGATGCCTGTTGTTGATGCAAGATTGGCAACACTGTCACAGCCGAGTCTGCCCAAAGCAATGCCTGTTGTTGAGCCTAGATTGGCAACACCGTCACAGCCGAACCTCCCAAAGGCAATGCCTGTTGTCGAGGTGAAACCAGCAACATCGTCACAGCAGAGTCTGCCGAAAGCGATGCCTGTTGTTGAGATGAAATCACCAACACCGTTACAGCAGAACCTCCCAAAAGCGATGCCTGTTGTCGAGGTGAAACCAGCAACACCATCACAGCAGAGCCTCCCAAAGGCGATGCCTGTTGTTGAGCCTAGATTGGCAACACCGTCACAGCAGAGCATCCCAGTGGCAATGCCGGTTGCTGAGGTGAAAGCGGCAACACCGTCCCAGCAGAACCTGCCGAAAGCGACGCCTGTTGCTGAGGTGAAACCAGGAACCCCGTCGCAGCAGAGCCCCTCGAAACCAACGCCCGTCGTCGAGGTGAAGTCGGGAAGCCCCCTGCCCCAGAGCCCCTCGAAACCAACCCCCGCCACGACGGCACAGGCGGCCGCTCCGCCGTGCCAGAGCCTCTCCAAACCGGCCCCTGTTGCAGTGACAAaggcaccgccaccgccgcctgtCGTGACACCGTCGCCTGCCGCCGCGGTGCCGCCTGTCATCGAGACGAAAGTGGAGCCGCCTGCCGTCCCCACgccgcccggctcccccggccctgcGCAACAGCCGCGCCACTCCTGCTCTCCGGAAGAGGCACAGGCGGAGGCCGCCGAGCCGCCGCGCCTGAGCCGGGCCCCggagccgcccgccggcgcctGTCCCACCGAAGAGCCCGGAGCGGCCCAGCCTTCGGCCTCGCCGGCCCGTGGgcgctcccgctcgccccctGTGCTGGAGAAGATGGCGCCGGAGACGGGCGGCCTGCGTGATGCCGCGGCGCCTGAGAAGCCCCGCtcatcctcgtcctcctcctcttcctcttcgtCATCGtcatcgtcctcctcctcctcctcgtccagCCCCCCGGAAGCTGCCAAGATggagcccgcggccgcccccgagggtcctgctgccgctgccgccaccgctgccgccgtccagccgccccgcgcgcccAAGGAGAAGCGGAGCTCTtcgtcctcgtcctcctcctcctcatcatcatcctcttcctcctcctcctcctcctcctcggattcggactccagctccagctcctccgagtcggggcccccctcgccggccgccccggcccccgaaGGCGACGCGGCGCAGAGAGA GCCCGGCAGCCCGGCGCCGCCTGCGCAGGCCCGCGAGGGTCGCGCCCTGGCCGTGACGCGCCGCAAGCGCCGCTCccgcagctccagctccagctccagcagctcctcgtcctcctcctcctcctcgtcctcgtcctcgtcctcgtcctcctcctccagctcctcgtcgtcctcctcctcctcctcctcctccagctcctcgtcgtcctcctcctcctcctcctccagctcctcctcctcctcggcggccCCTGGCCCCAAGGCAGCCGCCCGGAAGGCCTCGCCCCAGCGCACACGGTACACGGAGCCTTcggcccccgcgccgggctccccctcgccgcgCACCGGCGTCGGCggctccccccagccccgcacCGGCGTCGGCGGGAcgccccggacgccggggcccccggcTCCCTGCGCCgcgggggaggaggaggtggcagcagagggcaccgccgccgccaccaccgtcCCGGCtgtcgctccgggctccccggCGCCTCCcgggacacctgggccctctcCTTCGGTTCCCGGGGCGGGCGCctctccccggacacctgggccctgcTCCGAGGTGGGTGGGGGGGATCCTGTTCCCGTTCccacggcggcggtggcggctccgGTTCCCTCGGAAGCGGGGGGTGGCGGGTCCCCTCTGCCGGCGCCTGAGGCCTCGGCTCCCCCCACGGATGGGGagccctcccggacgcctgggccctcggctCCCGAAACGGGCGGGgagaccccggcagcggcggcggaagAGGGTGGGGGCGCAGCAGGGTCCCCCCCGGCGGCTCCCGCTGCCACCACCGCCGCTCCCGCCCCCTCCCAGACACCCGGCGTCACGCCGGCTCCCGGCTCTTCCCAAACGCCCGGCGTCACGGCGGCTCCCCGAGCTCCcggagccgccaccgccgccgtcgGAGCCGCCCGGACTCCCGGGCCCTCCCCGACAGCGGctgccaccaccgccaccaccgccgccgccgctccccgaaCTCCCGGCACCGCTAGCGTCCCCCGGACACCGGGCTCCCTGCTCTCGCTGACGCCGGGCAGGGGGGCGGCGGTAGCGGGCGGGGCGTTACCCCGCACCCCCGGCTCCCTGCTCTCGTTGACACCCGGGCGGGTGGTGCGAGCGTCACCCCGCACGCCCGGCTCCCTGCTCTCGTTGACGCCGGGCCGAGGCCTCGGCGCTTCCCCCCGTCTGCCCGGCGGCCCCTTCCCGctgctgcggggcggcgcggggggcggcggcggcgccttcgcccggacgcctgggtcccctttcCTCGCCTCGCCCGCCCGCGCCGTGGGCAGTGCCAGCGCCTTCGCCCGCACGCCCAGCTCCCCTTTCCTCGCGACGCCGGGCCGGGGAGGAAGCGGAAGCGGAGGCGGAAGCGCTTTCcccgccggacgcctgggtccctgtaTCCATCGGCTCCAGGGTAACATGGCCATGgggtgccccggacgcctgggctcctgcATCCACCGGCTgcagggcagcgtggggctggggtgccccggacgcctgggctcctgcATCCACCGGCTCCAGGGGAACGTGGCCGTGGGTTGCTCCGGTCGCTTGGGTTCCTGTTACCACCGGCTCCAGGGAAGCATGGGCACCGGCGGCTCCCGCTCGCCCTTTGCCGTGACCcccgccatggcggcggcggccaacacctcccgcctcgccgccgccaaCAACATGGCCGCCGGCGCCTCCCAGTACGCCAACAACATGGCCGCCGGCGCCTCCCAGTACGCCAACAACATGGCCGCCGGCGCTACCCAGTATGGCAACAACATGGCCGCCGGCGCCTCCCAGTACGCCAACAACATGGCCGCCGGCGCTTCCCAGTACGGCAACAacatggccgccgccgcctcccagtACGCCGCCAACAacatggccgccgccgcctcccagtACGCCGCCGCCTCCCAGTACGGCGCCCAGTacggcaccgccgccgcctcccagtacggcgccgccgcctcccagTACGGCCTGGCGTCGGGCGCCGGCGCCGCTTCCCAGTACGGCGGCGCCCAAATGGCCGCCGGGCAgtacggggcggcggcgggcgcctccCAGTACGGCGCCGGCGCCTCCCAGTACGCCGCCGGCGCTTCCCAGTACGCCGCCGACGCCTCCCAGTACGGCCTGGCCTCGGGGGCCGCCGACGCCTCCCAGTACGGCGCCCAGTACGGCGCCCAGtacggcgccgccgcctcccagTACGGAGCCCAGTACGGCGCCGACGGCTCCCAGTACGGCGCCCAATATGGCGCCTGGGGCGACGCctcccaggacgcctgggcctcggcggccgccgccgcccccgccgctgccaCCGGCGTCAGCTGGGGCAACTGGGTGACGCCGACGCcctga
- the LOC136995137 gene encoding calphotin-like isoform X1: protein MPVVEVKSPTPSQPSLPKAMPVVEPRLATPSQPSLPKAMPVVEPRLATLSQQNLPKAMPVVEVKSATPSQQNLPKAMPVVEVKSPTPSQPSLPKAMPVVEVKSPTPSQQSLPKAMPVVEPRLATPSQQSLPKAMPVVEVKSATPSQQNLPKAMPVVEVKSPTPSQPSPPKAMPVEVKSATPSQQNLPKAMPVEAKPATPSQPSLPKAMPVVDVKSATPSQQSLPKAMPVVEPRLATLSQQTLPKAMPVVGPRLATPSQQSLPKAMPVVDARLATLSQPSLPKAMPVVEPRLATPSQPNLPKAMPVVEVKPATSSQQSLPKAMPVVEMKSPTPLQQNLPKAMPVVEVKPATPSQQSLPKAMPVVEPRLATPSQQSIPVAMPVAEVKAATPSQQNLPKATPVAEVKPGTPSQQSPSKPTPVVEVKSGSPLPQSPSKPTPATTAQAAAPPCQSLSKPAPVAVTKAPPPPPVVTPSPAAAVPPVIETKVEPPAVPTPPGSPGPAQQPRHSCSPEEAQAEAAEPPRLSRAPEPPAGACPTEEPGAAQPSASPARGRSRSPPVLEKMAPETGGLRDAAAPEKPRSSSSSSSSSSSSSSSSSSSSSSPPEAAKMEPAAAPEGPAAAAATAAAVQPPRAPKEKRSSSSSSSSSSSSSSSSSSSSSSDSDSSSSSSESGPPSPAAPAPEGDAAQREPGSPAPPAQAREGRALAVTRRKRRSRSSSSSSSSSSSSSSSSSSSSSSSSSSSSSSSSSSSSSSSSSSSSSSSSSSSSSSSAAPGPKAAARKASPQRTRYTEPSAPAPGSPSPRTGVGGSPQPRTGVGGTPRTPGPPAPCAAGEEEVAAEGTAAATTVPAVAPGSPAPPGTPGPSPSVPGAGASPRTPGPCSEVGGGDPVPVPTAAVAAPVPSEAGGGGSPLPAPEASAPPTDGEPSRTPGPSAPETGGETPAAAAEEGGGAAGSPPAAPAATTAAPAPSQTPGVTPAPGSSQTPGVTAAPRAPGAATAAVGAARTPGPSPTAAATTATTAAAAPRTPGTASVPRTPGSLLSLTPGRGAAVAGGALPRTPGSLLSLTPGRVVRASPRTPGSLLSLTPGRGLGASPRLPGGPFPLLRGGAGGGGGAFARTPGSPFLASPARAVGSASAFARTPSSPFLATPGRGGSGSGGGSAFPAGRLGPCIHRLQGNMAMGCPGRLGSCIHRLQGSVGLGCPGRLGSCIHRLQGNVAVGCSGRLGSCYHRLQGSMGTGGSRSPFAVTPAMAAAANTSRLAAANNMAAGASQYANNMAAGASQYANNMAAGATQYGNNMAAGASQYANNMAAGASQYGNNMAAAASQYAANNMAAAASQYAAASQYGAQYGTAAASQYGAAASQYGLASGAGAASQYGGAQMAAGQYGAAAGASQYGAGASQYAAGASQYAADASQYGLASGAADASQYGAQYGAQYGAAASQYGAQYGADGSQYGAQYGAWGDASQDAWASAAAAAPAAATGVSWGNWVTPTP, encoded by the exons ATGCCTGTTGTTGAGGTGAAATCACCAACACCGTCACAGCCGAGTCTGCCCAAAGCAATGCCTGTTGTTGAGCCTAGATTGGCAACACCATCACAGCCGAGCCTGCCAAAGGCGATGCCTGTTGTTGAGCCTAGATTGGCAACACTGTCACAGCAGAACCTCCCAAAGGCGATGCCTGTTGTTGAGGTGAAATCAGCAACACCATCACAGCAAAACCTCCCAAAGGCAATGCCTGTTGTCGAGGTGAAATCACCAACACCGTCCCAGCCGAGTCTGCCGAAAGCAATGCCTGTTGTCGAGGTAAAATCGCCAACACCGTCACAGCAGAGCCTCCCAAAGGCGATGCCTGTTGTTGAGCCTAGATTGGCAACACCATCACAGCAGAGCCTCCCAAAGGCAATGCCTGTTGTTGAGGTGAAATCAGCAACACCATCACAGCAGAACCTCCCAAAGGCAATGCCTGTTGTCGAGGTGAAATCACCAACACCGTCACAGCCAAGTCCACCAAAGGCGATGCCTGTTGAGGTAAAATCGGCAACACCGTCACAGCAGAATCTCCCAAAGGCGATGCCTGTTGAGGCGAAACCGGCAACACCGTCACAGCCGAGTCTGCCAAAAGCAATGCCTGTTGTTGATGTGAAATCAGCAACACCATCACAGCAGAGTCTGCCCAAAGCAATGCCTGTTGTTGAGCCTAGATTGGCAACACTGTCACAGCAGACCCTCCCAAAAGCGATGCCTGTTGTTGGGCCTAGATTGGCAACACCGTCACAGCAGAGCCTGCCAAAGGCGATGCCTGTTGTTGATGCAAGATTGGCAACACTGTCACAGCCGAGTCTGCCCAAAGCAATGCCTGTTGTTGAGCCTAGATTGGCAACACCGTCACAGCCGAACCTCCCAAAGGCAATGCCTGTTGTCGAGGTGAAACCAGCAACATCGTCACAGCAGAGTCTGCCGAAAGCGATGCCTGTTGTTGAGATGAAATCACCAACACCGTTACAGCAGAACCTCCCAAAAGCGATGCCTGTTGTCGAGGTGAAACCAGCAACACCATCACAGCAGAGCCTCCCAAAGGCGATGCCTGTTGTTGAGCCTAGATTGGCAACACCGTCACAGCAGAGCATCCCAGTGGCAATGCCGGTTGCTGAGGTGAAAGCGGCAACACCGTCCCAGCAGAACCTGCCGAAAGCGACGCCTGTTGCTGAGGTGAAACCAGGAACCCCGTCGCAGCAGAGCCCCTCGAAACCAACGCCCGTCGTCGAGGTGAAGTCGGGAAGCCCCCTGCCCCAGAGCCCCTCGAAACCAACCCCCGCCACGACGGCACAGGCGGCCGCTCCGCCGTGCCAGAGCCTCTCCAAACCGGCCCCTGTTGCAGTGACAAaggcaccgccaccgccgcctgtCGTGACACCGTCGCCTGCCGCCGCGGTGCCGCCTGTCATCGAGACGAAAGTGGAGCCGCCTGCCGTCCCCACgccgcccggctcccccggccctgcGCAACAGCCGCGCCACTCCTGCTCTCCGGAAGAGGCACAGGCGGAGGCCGCCGAGCCGCCGCGCCTGAGCCGGGCCCCggagccgcccgccggcgcctGTCCCACCGAAGAGCCCGGAGCGGCCCAGCCTTCGGCCTCGCCGGCCCGTGGgcgctcccgctcgccccctGTGCTGGAGAAGATGGCGCCGGAGACGGGCGGCCTGCGTGATGCCGCGGCGCCTGAGAAGCCCCGCtcatcctcgtcctcctcctcttcctcttcgtCATCGtcatcgtcctcctcctcctcctcgtccagCCCCCCGGAAGCTGCCAAGATggagcccgcggccgcccccgagggtcctgctgccgctgccgccaccgctgccgccgtccagccgccccgcgcgcccAAGGAGAAGCGGAGCTCTtcgtcctcgtcctcctcctcctcatcatcatcctcttcctcctcctcctcctcctcctcggattcggactccagctccagctcctccgagtcggggcccccctcgccggccgccccggcccccgaaGGCGACGCGGCGCAGAGAGA GCCCGGCAGCCCGGCGCCGCCTGCGCAGGCCCGCGAGGGTCGCGCCCTGGCCGTGACGCGCCGCAAGCGCCGCTCccgcagctccagctccagctccagcagctcctcgtcctcctcctcctcctcgtcctcgtcctcgtcctcgtcctcctcctccagctcctcgtcgtcctcctcctcctcctcctcctccagctcctcgtcgtcctcctcctcctcctcctccagctcctcctcctcctcggcggccCCTGGCCCCAAGGCAGCCGCCCGGAAGGCCTCGCCCCAGCGCACACGGTACACGGAGCCTTcggcccccgcgccgggctccccctcgccgcgCACCGGCGTCGGCggctccccccagccccgcacCGGCGTCGGCGGGAcgccccggacgccggggcccccggcTCCCTGCGCCgcgggggaggaggaggtggcagcagagggcaccgccgccgccaccaccgtcCCGGCtgtcgctccgggctccccggCGCCTCCcgggacacctgggccctctcCTTCGGTTCCCGGGGCGGGCGCctctccccggacacctgggccctgcTCCGAGGTGGGTGGGGGGGATCCTGTTCCCGTTCccacggcggcggtggcggctccgGTTCCCTCGGAAGCGGGGGGTGGCGGGTCCCCTCTGCCGGCGCCTGAGGCCTCGGCTCCCCCCACGGATGGGGagccctcccggacgcctgggccctcggctCCCGAAACGGGCGGGgagaccccggcagcggcggcggaagAGGGTGGGGGCGCAGCAGGGTCCCCCCCGGCGGCTCCCGCTGCCACCACCGCCGCTCCCGCCCCCTCCCAGACACCCGGCGTCACGCCGGCTCCCGGCTCTTCCCAAACGCCCGGCGTCACGGCGGCTCCCCGAGCTCCcggagccgccaccgccgccgtcgGAGCCGCCCGGACTCCCGGGCCCTCCCCGACAGCGGctgccaccaccgccaccaccgccgccgccgctccccgaaCTCCCGGCACCGCTAGCGTCCCCCGGACACCGGGCTCCCTGCTCTCGCTGACGCCGGGCAGGGGGGCGGCGGTAGCGGGCGGGGCGTTACCCCGCACCCCCGGCTCCCTGCTCTCGTTGACACCCGGGCGGGTGGTGCGAGCGTCACCCCGCACGCCCGGCTCCCTGCTCTCGTTGACGCCGGGCCGAGGCCTCGGCGCTTCCCCCCGTCTGCCCGGCGGCCCCTTCCCGctgctgcggggcggcgcggggggcggcggcggcgccttcgcccggacgcctgggtcccctttcCTCGCCTCGCCCGCCCGCGCCGTGGGCAGTGCCAGCGCCTTCGCCCGCACGCCCAGCTCCCCTTTCCTCGCGACGCCGGGCCGGGGAGGAAGCGGAAGCGGAGGCGGAAGCGCTTTCcccgccggacgcctgggtccctgtaTCCATCGGCTCCAGGGTAACATGGCCATGgggtgccccggacgcctgggctcctgcATCCACCGGCTgcagggcagcgtggggctggggtgccccggacgcctgggctcctgcATCCACCGGCTCCAGGGGAACGTGGCCGTGGGTTGCTCCGGTCGCTTGGGTTCCTGTTACCACCGGCTCCAGGGAAGCATGGGCACCGGCGGCTCCCGCTCGCCCTTTGCCGTGACCcccgccatggcggcggcggccaacacctcccgcctcgccgccgccaaCAACATGGCCGCCGGCGCCTCCCAGTACGCCAACAACATGGCCGCCGGCGCCTCCCAGTACGCCAACAACATGGCCGCCGGCGCTACCCAGTATGGCAACAACATGGCCGCCGGCGCCTCCCAGTACGCCAACAACATGGCCGCCGGCGCTTCCCAGTACGGCAACAacatggccgccgccgcctcccagtACGCCGCCAACAacatggccgccgccgcctcccagtACGCCGCCGCCTCCCAGTACGGCGCCCAGTacggcaccgccgccgcctcccagtacggcgccgccgcctcccagTACGGCCTGGCGTCGGGCGCCGGCGCCGCTTCCCAGTACGGCGGCGCCCAAATGGCCGCCGGGCAgtacggggcggcggcgggcgcctccCAGTACGGCGCCGGCGCCTCCCAGTACGCCGCCGGCGCTTCCCAGTACGCCGCCGACGCCTCCCAGTACGGCCTGGCCTCGGGGGCCGCCGACGCCTCCCAGTACGGCGCCCAGTACGGCGCCCAGtacggcgccgccgcctcccagTACGGAGCCCAGTACGGCGCCGACGGCTCCCAGTACGGCGCCCAATATGGCGCCTGGGGCGACGCctcccaggacgcctgggcctcggcggccgccgccgcccccgccgctgccaCCGGCGTCAGCTGGGGCAACTGGGTGACGCCGACGCcctga
- the LOC136995118 gene encoding uncharacterized protein: MPVVEVKSPTPSQQNLPKAMPVVEVKPATPSQQNLPKAMPVVEVKPATPSQQSLPKAMPVVEVKPATPSEQNLPKAMPVVEVKPATPSPQSLPKAMPVVEVKPAAPSQQNLPKAMPVVETKSPTPSQPSLPKAMPVVEAKSPTPSQQSLPKGNACC, from the coding sequence ATGCCTGTTGTTGAGGTGAAATCGCCAACACCATCACAGCAGAACCTCCCAAAGGCGATGCCTGTTGTTGAGGTGAAACCAGCAACACCATCACAGCAGAACCTCCCAAAGGCGATGCCTGTTGTTGAGGTGAAACCGGCAACACCATCACAGCAGAGCCTCCCAAAGGCGATGCCTGTTGTTGAGGTGAAACCGGCAACACCGTCAGAGCAGAATCTCCCAAAGGCGATGCCTGTTGTTGAAGTGAAACCAGCAACACCATCGCCGCAGAGCCTGCCGAAAGCAATGCCTGTTGTTGAGGTGAAACCGGCAGCACCGTCACAGCAGAACCTCCCAAAGGCGATGCCAGTTGTTGAGACGAAATCGCCAACACCGTCACAGCCGAGTCTGCCAAAGGCGATGCCTGTTGTTGAGGCAAAATCACCAACACCGTCACAGCAGAGCCTCCCCAAAGGCAATGCCTGTTGTTGA